A region from the Panicum hallii strain FIL2 chromosome 1, PHallii_v3.1, whole genome shotgun sequence genome encodes:
- the LOC112895990 gene encoding uncharacterized protein LOC112895990, with translation MTLTEEQYLQMVPHWCAHFPECWQQIVAKWLSDDWNALHQERRENRLTMAGVPHHQGNRNLTEYAQAWSAAHGGQQCNKFMAYALSHKGKATSSVSYNAEDGPEAYNNPSIYTRLNEYTLMAREVHGPEYDPTQKHLDAEIVMKAQLEEERRERMELEARMRAEMEAEREADR, from the exons ATGACgttgactgaggagcagtacttgcag ATGGTTCCTCATTGGTGTGCCCACTTTCCTGAGTGCTGGCAGCAGATAGTTGCTAAGTGGTTATCCGACGACTGGAACGCTTTGCACCAGGAGCGTCGTGAGAACCGTCTGACTATGGCCGGTGTGCCACACCACCAAGGCAACCGTAACCTGACCGAGTACGCCCAAGCATGG TCGGCGGCACATGGAGGGCAGCAGTGCAACAAATTCATGGCGTATGCTCTATCCCACAAGGGTAAAGCGACATCCAGCGTCAGCTACaacgcggaggacgggcccgaggcgTACAACAACCCGAGCATCTATACTCGCCTCAATGAGTACACATTGATGGCGAGGGAGGTGCACGGGCCAGAGTACGATCCGACCCAGAAGCATCTTGACGCTGAAATTGTCATGAAG GCTCAgctggaagaagagaggagagaacgTATGGAGTTGGAGGCAAGGATGAGGGCGGAGATGGAGGCCGAGCGGGAGGCTGACCGATAG